One genomic region from Listeria monocytogenes encodes:
- a CDS encoding valine--tRNA ligase has translation MTTEHNEINMPTKYEPSNVEAGKYKWWLEKEFFKAEGNTDKEPYSIVIPPPNVTGKLHLGHAWDTTLQDIITRMKRMQGFDTLYLPGMDHAGIATQAKVEAKLKESNISRYDLGRENFVDKTWEWKEEYAEFIREQWEKLGLGLDYSRERFTLDDGLSDAVKKVFVTLYNKGLIYRGQYIINWDPEAKTALSDIEVIHKDIEGSFYHLKYPLTDGSGYLEVATTRPETIPGDTAVAVHPKDERYQHLIGKTIMLPILNREIPIVADEYVEREFGSGAVKITPAHDPNDFEVGNRHDLPRIIVMHEDGTMNENAGKYDGLDRFVARKEIIQDFKDLGLFIKQEPHLHSVGHSERTGAVVEPYLSLQWFVKMEPLAAEALELQKTENKVNFVPARFEKTYETWMDNIHDWCISRQLWWGHRIPAWYHKETGEIYVGEKEPENLSEWEQDEDVLDTWFSSALWPFSTMGWPDTESPDFQHFFPTNTLVTGYDIIFFWVSRMIFQSVEFTGERPFKDTLIHGLVRDSEGRKMSKSLGNGVDPIEVIDKYGADSLRYTLATGSSPGQDLKFSYEKVESTWNFINKIWNASRFVLMNLDGMKYNEIDLSNVTEVSDKWILTRLNETIQAVTSLGEKYEFGEVGRTLYNFIWDDFCDWYIEIAKIPLYGEDEVAKQTTRSVLAYTLNATMRLLHPFMPFVTEEIWQNLPHEGESITIAEWPKVNEQQIDTKSSTAMATLVEVIRAVRNIRSEVNTPLSKPIILEIKPKDTTYKEILEQNISYIERFCNPEQVTISFDVEASKTAMTAVVSGAEIFIPLEALIDLNVEIARLEKELEKWNKEVARVQGKLNNERFISKAPESVVAEERLKEKDYLDKKASVLERIETLKEV, from the coding sequence ATGACAACCGAACACAATGAAATAAATATGCCTACAAAATATGAGCCGAGTAACGTAGAAGCAGGTAAATATAAATGGTGGCTAGAAAAAGAATTTTTTAAAGCAGAAGGAAATACGGATAAAGAACCTTACAGCATTGTTATTCCACCACCAAACGTAACAGGAAAACTACATTTAGGCCATGCGTGGGATACAACTTTACAAGATATTATTACTCGAATGAAAAGAATGCAAGGGTTTGACACATTATATTTACCAGGAATGGATCATGCTGGTATCGCAACGCAAGCTAAAGTAGAAGCGAAATTAAAAGAATCTAATATTTCTCGTTATGACTTAGGACGAGAAAACTTTGTGGATAAAACTTGGGAATGGAAAGAAGAATACGCAGAGTTTATCCGTGAACAATGGGAGAAGTTAGGCCTTGGTTTAGATTACTCAAGAGAGCGATTTACACTAGATGATGGTTTATCTGATGCTGTCAAAAAAGTATTTGTAACATTATATAATAAAGGTCTTATTTATCGCGGTCAATATATAATAAACTGGGATCCAGAAGCGAAAACGGCTTTATCTGATATTGAAGTAATTCATAAAGATATTGAAGGCAGTTTCTATCATTTGAAATATCCATTAACTGATGGTTCTGGTTACCTAGAAGTAGCTACAACTCGTCCTGAAACAATACCAGGTGATACAGCTGTTGCGGTTCACCCAAAAGATGAAAGATATCAACACTTAATAGGTAAAACTATCATGCTACCGATTTTGAATAGAGAAATCCCTATTGTTGCTGATGAATATGTTGAAAGAGAGTTTGGCTCTGGTGCAGTTAAAATTACGCCTGCACATGATCCGAATGATTTTGAAGTAGGGAATCGCCATGATTTACCAAGAATTATTGTCATGCATGAAGATGGGACAATGAATGAAAATGCTGGTAAATATGATGGTCTGGACCGTTTTGTAGCTAGAAAAGAAATTATTCAAGATTTCAAAGACTTAGGTTTATTTATCAAACAAGAACCTCATTTGCATTCAGTGGGACATTCAGAGCGAACTGGAGCGGTAGTAGAACCCTATCTTTCACTACAATGGTTTGTGAAAATGGAACCTCTTGCTGCAGAAGCATTAGAACTTCAAAAAACGGAAAACAAAGTGAATTTTGTACCAGCTAGATTTGAAAAAACATATGAAACTTGGATGGATAACATTCACGATTGGTGTATTTCGCGTCAATTATGGTGGGGTCACAGAATCCCAGCTTGGTATCATAAAGAAACAGGTGAAATTTATGTTGGTGAAAAAGAACCTGAAAACCTTTCTGAATGGGAACAAGATGAAGATGTACTAGATACTTGGTTTAGTTCGGCTTTATGGCCATTTTCAACAATGGGATGGCCAGATACTGAGAGTCCAGATTTCCAACATTTCTTCCCAACTAATACTTTAGTAACTGGATACGATATTATTTTCTTTTGGGTATCTAGAATGATTTTCCAATCTGTTGAATTTACTGGTGAGAGACCTTTTAAAGATACATTGATTCATGGCTTAGTGCGTGATTCTGAAGGTCGTAAAATGTCTAAGTCACTTGGTAATGGTGTGGACCCAATTGAAGTTATTGACAAATACGGAGCAGATTCTCTTCGTTATACACTTGCAACAGGTTCATCTCCAGGTCAAGATTTGAAATTCAGCTATGAAAAAGTAGAGTCTACTTGGAATTTCATTAATAAGATTTGGAATGCATCCCGCTTTGTATTAATGAATTTAGATGGAATGAAATATAATGAAATTGATTTGTCTAATGTTACTGAAGTTAGTGATAAATGGATATTGACTAGACTTAATGAAACAATTCAAGCGGTTACCTCCTTAGGTGAAAAATATGAATTTGGTGAAGTGGGAAGAACGTTATATAACTTTATTTGGGATGATTTCTGTGATTGGTATATAGAGATCGCGAAAATACCTCTTTACGGAGAAGATGAAGTTGCAAAACAAACAACTAGATCTGTACTTGCGTATACTTTGAATGCGACTATGCGATTACTTCATCCATTCATGCCTTTTGTAACAGAAGAAATTTGGCAAAATTTACCTCACGAAGGGGAATCTATTACAATTGCTGAATGGCCAAAAGTGAATGAACAACAGATTGATACTAAATCTTCTACGGCCATGGCTACTTTAGTTGAAGTGATTCGTGCTGTCCGGAATATTCGATCAGAAGTGAATACACCTCTTAGTAAGCCAATTATTCTTGAAATTAAACCGAAAGATACTACGTATAAAGAAATTCTAGAACAAAATATTTCTTATATTGAACGTTTTTGTAACCCTGAACAAGTGACAATTTCCTTCGATGTTGAAGCATCTAAAACGGCGATGACTGCTGTAGTATCTGGAGCAGAGATTTTCATTCCTTTAGAAGCGTTAATTGATTTAAATGTAGAGATTGCTCGACTTGAAAAAGAACTAGAAAAATGGAATAAAGAAGTGGCAAGAGTTCAAGGGAAACTAAACAATGAGCGATTCATTAGCAAAGCTCCTGAGAGTGTAGTTGCAGAAGAGCGTCTAAAAGAAAAAGATTATCTAGATAAAAAAGCCTCTGTTCTTGAAAGAATTGAAACGTTAAAAGAAGTATAA
- the hemL gene encoding glutamate-1-semialdehyde 2,1-aminomutase, which produces MQNYSKSEKAFKEAKKVLPGGVNSPVRAFNSVDASPVFMDHGKGAYITDVDGNEYIDYVLSWGPLILGHADPAVVNAITKAALKGTSFGTPTEIETELAKLVIERVPSIEIVRMVSSGTEATMSAIRLARGYTKREKILKFEGSYHGHGDSLLIKAGSGVATLGLPDSPGVTKGLAADTITVPYNDIEGAKLAFEKYGEEIAAVIVEPVAGNMGVVPPIEGFLEGLRELTTKFGSLLIFDEVMTGFRVDYYSAQGYYVVTPDLTCLGKVIGGGLPVGAYGGKKEIMEQIAPAGSIYQAGTLSGNPLAMNAGFETVRQLTPQHYDVFRTLIKRMEEGLTEISARRQVPLSINKAGSMFGFFFTDQKVINFDTAKTSNLEFFRNYYREMLGQGIFLPPSQFEGVFISTMHTENEIDKTLEAFDTTCKILRG; this is translated from the coding sequence TTGCAAAACTATTCAAAATCCGAAAAGGCCTTTAAAGAAGCCAAAAAAGTCTTACCTGGTGGTGTAAATAGCCCTGTTCGAGCATTCAATTCTGTAGATGCCTCGCCAGTTTTCATGGACCACGGAAAAGGCGCTTATATCACAGATGTTGATGGTAATGAATATATTGATTACGTGTTATCTTGGGGCCCCCTAATTTTAGGGCACGCTGATCCAGCTGTTGTTAATGCTATTACAAAAGCAGCTCTGAAAGGTACCAGTTTTGGGACACCTACTGAGATTGAAACTGAATTAGCAAAATTAGTAATTGAACGCGTGCCATCTATTGAAATCGTTCGTATGGTTTCATCAGGAACGGAAGCAACGATGAGTGCTATTCGTTTGGCTCGCGGTTATACAAAGAGAGAAAAAATCTTGAAATTTGAAGGAAGTTATCACGGACATGGAGATTCTTTATTAATTAAAGCTGGCTCAGGGGTAGCAACACTCGGATTACCGGATTCTCCAGGAGTTACAAAAGGTCTTGCGGCAGATACAATAACAGTCCCATACAATGATATTGAAGGAGCCAAACTGGCCTTTGAAAAATATGGAGAAGAAATAGCAGCTGTCATAGTTGAACCAGTCGCAGGAAATATGGGTGTCGTTCCCCCAATTGAAGGGTTTTTAGAAGGACTTCGAGAGCTTACTACAAAATTTGGTTCTTTGCTCATTTTTGATGAAGTTATGACAGGCTTTCGAGTAGATTACTATTCTGCTCAAGGCTATTATGTGGTCACGCCCGATCTTACTTGTTTAGGAAAAGTGATTGGTGGTGGTTTACCAGTTGGTGCTTATGGGGGTAAAAAAGAAATTATGGAACAGATTGCCCCTGCTGGTTCTATTTATCAAGCGGGAACTTTATCCGGAAATCCATTAGCAATGAATGCTGGCTTTGAAACGGTTCGCCAATTAACGCCGCAACACTATGATGTTTTCCGTACCCTAATTAAGCGAATGGAAGAAGGTCTTACAGAGATATCCGCTAGAAGACAAGTCCCGCTCTCGATTAATAAGGCTGGTTCGATGTTTGGCTTTTTCTTCACTGATCAAAAAGTGATTAATTTTGATACAGCAAAAACAAGTAATCTAGAATTTTTCCGAAACTATTACCGCGAAATGTTAGGTCAAGGCATTTTCTTACCACCATCTCAGTTTGAAGGTGTCTTCATTTCTACGATGCACACCGAGAACGAAATTGATAAGACCTTGGAAGCATTTGATACTACATGTAAAATACTTCGAGGCTAA
- the hemB gene encoding porphobilinogen synthase has product MKNQFDRHRRLRKTKTMRDLVRETVLHTDDLIYPIFVKDGKEPKTEVVSMPGVFQYPLHELEEEMRVVESLGIKAVILFGIPAEKDAVGTQAYHDHGIIQEATRLIKKSFPEILVVADTCLCEFTDHGHCGVIENGEILNDESLELLKQTAVSQAAAGADIIAPSNMMDGFVQVIREGLDEAGFYDIPIMSYAVKYASAFYGPFRDAAGSAPQFGDRKSYQMDPANREEALREAKSDEQEGADFLIVKPSLSYLDIMRDVKNNTNLPVVAYNVSGEYAMVKAAAQNGWIDEEKIVIEMLTSMKRAGATLIITYFAKDVSKYLNK; this is encoded by the coding sequence ATGAAAAATCAATTTGATAGACATCGTCGTCTAAGAAAAACCAAAACAATGCGTGATTTAGTAAGAGAAACAGTTTTACATACAGATGATTTAATCTATCCGATTTTTGTTAAAGATGGCAAAGAACCAAAAACAGAAGTAGTTTCTATGCCTGGGGTTTTTCAATATCCTTTACATGAATTAGAAGAAGAAATGCGCGTAGTTGAAAGTCTTGGTATTAAAGCGGTTATTTTATTTGGCATTCCTGCCGAAAAAGACGCAGTTGGTACGCAAGCTTATCACGACCACGGAATTATTCAAGAAGCTACAAGACTTATTAAAAAAAGTTTTCCTGAAATTCTTGTGGTGGCTGACACTTGTTTATGTGAATTTACTGATCATGGACATTGTGGTGTTATTGAAAACGGTGAAATTCTCAATGACGAATCGCTTGAATTATTGAAACAAACAGCTGTCAGTCAAGCCGCAGCAGGAGCGGATATCATTGCTCCATCTAATATGATGGATGGTTTTGTTCAAGTCATTCGCGAAGGGTTAGATGAAGCTGGGTTTTATGATATCCCAATTATGTCTTATGCTGTTAAATATGCTTCTGCTTTTTACGGACCGTTCCGTGATGCTGCTGGCAGTGCACCTCAATTTGGTGATAGGAAATCTTATCAAATGGATCCTGCCAATCGTGAAGAAGCTCTTCGCGAAGCAAAGTCGGATGAACAAGAAGGCGCAGATTTTCTTATTGTAAAACCATCATTATCTTACTTAGATATCATGCGCGACGTTAAGAATAATACCAATTTACCAGTAGTTGCCTACAATGTTAGTGGTGAATATGCAATGGTAAAAGCAGCTGCGCAAAATGGTTGGATAGACGAAGAAAAAATTGTTATAGAAATGCTAACTAGTATGAAACGAGCGGGTGCAACACTTATCATTACTTATTTTGCAAAAGATGTATCTAAATACTTAAATAAATAG
- a CDS encoding uroporphyrinogen-III synthase, translated as MSKKVVLTREASKNKPWQTYFSQNGYEVMSIPLIKTQPIKINLSREQQETDWLFLTSANAVEYFFTNQYERSNYKIAVIGEKTKEKLAEFGHEPSFVPSIYQSEVFLEEWLNENPEKTSILLPQSNLSRTIIKDTLIEKGYIVFSIELYETIFPEASKKLLTEQLKLNETQIIVFASPSAWKNFYSIAKSFPAQKEKWHIASIGSITTEAILADGWEVKYQPKTFTMKHLADLIIQEELK; from the coding sequence ATGAGTAAAAAAGTTGTTTTAACAAGAGAAGCGAGTAAAAACAAACCATGGCAAACCTATTTTTCACAAAATGGTTATGAGGTGATGTCCATCCCGCTTATTAAAACACAACCTATAAAAATTAATTTGAGCCGAGAACAACAAGAAACAGACTGGCTTTTTTTAACAAGTGCTAATGCTGTAGAATATTTCTTCACGAACCAATATGAGAGATCCAATTACAAAATAGCTGTCATCGGCGAAAAAACAAAAGAAAAGTTGGCAGAATTTGGTCACGAACCAAGTTTTGTCCCATCTATCTATCAGTCAGAAGTATTTTTAGAAGAATGGTTAAACGAGAACCCAGAGAAAACAAGTATCTTACTACCACAAAGTAATTTAAGCAGAACAATAATAAAAGATACATTGATAGAAAAAGGTTATATCGTTTTTTCGATTGAGCTCTACGAAACAATTTTTCCAGAGGCTTCTAAAAAACTGTTAACCGAACAACTGAAACTAAATGAAACACAAATAATTGTTTTTGCCAGCCCATCTGCATGGAAAAACTTCTATTCCATCGCGAAATCATTCCCTGCTCAAAAAGAGAAGTGGCATATCGCATCAATTGGTAGTATTACAACAGAGGCCATTCTAGCAGATGGATGGGAAGTAAAATATCAACCAAAAACCTTCACCATGAAGCACCTAGCTGATTTGATAATACAGGAGGAATTAAAATGA
- the hemC gene encoding hydroxymethylbilane synthase: MKRKIIVGSRRSKLALTQSNWVINKLKENYPEFDFEIKEIVTKGDRILDVTLSKVGGKGLFVSEVEQALSDEAIDFAVHSMKDVPSSLKEGLIIGAIPKRESPLDCFVFNQVNSLDELPQGSVIGTSSLRRAAQLLKHRPDFVIKPIRGNIDTRLQKLHAENFDAIILAKAGLARMGWLENTTLKLEDIPPEVCLPAVGQGALAIECRESDQQIRDMLTSIHHEETGICVEAERVFLKKLNGGCEIPIAGFATRANEFVQFKGLVGNADGSIILESEQVGANPSEIGNKVAEDLLSEGADTIIKELRNV, from the coding sequence ATGAAACGGAAAATAATTGTTGGTTCTAGACGAAGCAAGTTAGCTTTAACTCAGTCTAATTGGGTGATTAATAAGCTCAAAGAAAATTATCCTGAATTCGATTTTGAGATAAAAGAAATTGTTACAAAAGGGGACCGTATTTTAGATGTAACACTTAGCAAAGTAGGCGGAAAAGGTCTATTTGTATCTGAAGTGGAGCAGGCTTTAAGTGATGAAGCGATTGATTTTGCGGTACATAGTATGAAAGATGTTCCTTCAAGTTTGAAAGAAGGGTTAATTATTGGCGCGATTCCAAAACGTGAATCTCCATTAGATTGCTTTGTTTTCAATCAAGTGAATTCTCTAGATGAGTTACCACAAGGCTCGGTCATTGGTACAAGTAGCCTCCGTAGAGCGGCACAACTTCTAAAACATCGACCTGATTTTGTGATTAAACCGATTCGAGGCAATATCGATACACGTCTTCAAAAATTACATGCAGAAAATTTTGATGCAATTATCTTAGCAAAAGCTGGGTTAGCTCGTATGGGTTGGTTAGAAAATACTACATTAAAACTAGAAGACATCCCACCAGAAGTATGTTTGCCAGCTGTTGGACAAGGTGCACTTGCTATCGAGTGTCGCGAAAGTGATCAACAAATCCGCGATATGTTAACTTCTATTCATCACGAAGAAACTGGAATTTGTGTAGAAGCAGAACGTGTTTTCTTGAAAAAATTAAACGGTGGCTGTGAAATTCCGATTGCAGGCTTTGCTACAAGAGCTAATGAATTCGTTCAGTTTAAAGGTTTAGTTGGTAATGCGGATGGTTCCATCATTCTTGAATCCGAACAAGTCGGTGCAAATCCAAGTGAAATTGGAAATAAAGTAGCAGAAGATTTGCTAAGTGAAGGTGCAGATACTATTATCAAAGAACTGAGAAATGTATGA
- the hemA gene encoding glutamyl-tRNA reductase, producing MFILTMGLNHHTAPIDIREKLVFKETEEEMALVTLQQEKSILENVIISTCNRTEIVAVVDQIHTGRYYLKRFMANWFQMDMEKIEPYLFFHEETEAVNHLYKVTAGLDSLVLGETQILGQVKHAFEIAKQTETTGTLLNKLFREVVTFAKKVHHHTKINENAVSVSYAAVEVAKKLYGSLDNKKIVLVGAGEMSELALQNLAGSGIADITIINRTKSNAELLANQFQAKVGAYENMNEHLMLADIVLVSTSATEPIIKQAAMQDLMEQKASSMLVIDIGLPRNVEHDCSYIPNFHLYDIDDLAGVVSANSLERQRIVLELENTIEVEVRNFFEWEKQLGVVPVIRALREKALDMQEVAMTSLENKLPGLTEREYIQIGKHMKSIINQMLKQPISELKEMSVEEDATTSIEHFKRIFGLSETDVTVIEKEQAETRS from the coding sequence ATGTTTATTCTCACCATGGGGCTGAATCATCATACAGCACCAATCGACATCCGCGAAAAATTAGTTTTTAAAGAAACCGAAGAAGAAATGGCCTTAGTAACATTACAGCAGGAAAAAAGCATCCTCGAAAATGTTATTATTTCGACATGCAATCGGACAGAAATTGTGGCGGTTGTAGATCAAATACATACAGGTAGATACTACTTAAAACGTTTTATGGCTAACTGGTTTCAAATGGATATGGAAAAAATCGAGCCTTATTTGTTTTTCCATGAGGAAACAGAGGCTGTCAATCATTTATATAAAGTAACCGCGGGACTTGATTCGCTTGTGCTGGGAGAAACACAAATACTCGGACAAGTAAAACATGCATTCGAAATCGCGAAACAAACTGAGACAACAGGTACACTTTTAAATAAACTGTTTCGTGAAGTAGTTACTTTCGCAAAAAAAGTACATCACCATACAAAAATTAACGAAAATGCCGTTTCTGTCAGTTATGCCGCTGTAGAGGTTGCAAAAAAATTATACGGTTCATTAGACAATAAGAAAATTGTTCTAGTTGGTGCAGGGGAAATGAGTGAACTCGCTTTGCAAAATCTCGCTGGGAGTGGTATTGCAGATATAACTATCATCAACCGCACTAAATCTAATGCAGAATTATTAGCAAATCAATTTCAAGCAAAAGTGGGCGCATATGAAAATATGAATGAACATTTGATGCTAGCAGATATCGTTCTCGTTTCCACAAGTGCGACAGAACCAATTATTAAACAAGCGGCTATGCAAGATTTGATGGAACAAAAAGCGAGTTCGATGCTTGTGATTGATATCGGTTTACCGCGAAATGTTGAACATGATTGTTCATACATTCCCAATTTCCATTTATATGACATTGACGATTTGGCAGGGGTCGTTAGCGCGAACTCATTAGAGCGGCAGCGAATCGTTCTGGAACTTGAAAATACTATTGAGGTAGAAGTTCGTAACTTTTTCGAGTGGGAAAAACAACTAGGCGTCGTCCCTGTTATTCGTGCTTTGCGTGAAAAAGCGTTAGATATGCAAGAAGTTGCTATGACTAGTTTAGAAAATAAACTTCCTGGACTAACAGAACGCGAATACATTCAAATTGGAAAACATATGAAAAGCATTATAAACCAAATGCTAAAACAACCTATCTCAGAGTTAAAAGAAATGTCTGTAGAAGAAGATGCAACTACAAGTATTGAACATTTTAAACGTATTTTTGGGTTGAGTGAAACAGATGTTACTGTAATAGAAAAAGAACAAGCCGAAACGAGGAGTTAA
- the yihA gene encoding ribosome biogenesis GTP-binding protein YihA/YsxC, translated as MDVNNVELIISAVRPEQYPETDLPEYALAGRSNVGKSSFINTMIRRKSMARISQKPGKTQTLNFYKIEEALFFVDVPGYGFAKVSKTEREKWGVMIETYITSREQLRGVIQIVDLRHKPTEDDRMMYEFLKYYDIPVIVIATKADKIPRSKWQKNAKIVRETLDFDPDDKFVLFSSETKMGKDEAWQFIKEGME; from the coding sequence ATGGATGTAAATAATGTAGAACTAATAATAAGCGCTGTTCGACCAGAGCAATACCCTGAAACGGACCTTCCAGAATATGCACTTGCAGGGCGATCAAACGTTGGAAAATCATCTTTTATTAATACGATGATTCGCCGCAAAAGTATGGCAAGAATTTCACAAAAACCAGGAAAAACACAAACACTAAATTTTTATAAAATTGAAGAAGCACTTTTCTTCGTTGATGTACCCGGTTATGGTTTCGCGAAAGTGTCGAAAACCGAACGAGAAAAATGGGGCGTCATGATTGAAACGTATATTACTTCTCGTGAGCAGCTTCGCGGTGTTATCCAAATTGTTGATTTACGCCATAAGCCAACCGAAGATGATCGAATGATGTATGAATTTCTAAAATATTACGATATTCCTGTCATTGTCATCGCAACGAAAGCAGACAAAATCCCACGTAGCAAATGGCAAAAAAATGCTAAAATTGTGCGCGAAACACTTGATTTTGATCCAGATGACAAATTTGTCTTATTTTCCTCTGAAACAAAAATGGGAAAAGACGAAGCATGGCAGTTTATCAAAGAAGGAATGGAATAA
- the thrS gene encoding threonine--tRNA ligase, whose amino-acid sequence MKITFPDGAVKEFEPGVSTADIAASISPGLKKKALAGKLNGELLDLVTPIHEDGAIEIVTPDHEDALGILRHSTAHLMAQALKRLYPDVKFGVGPAIESGFYYDIDTEAVISDESLVEIEKEMQKIVRENVPIEREVVSREEAIKRFKAIGDQYKLELIEAIPEDETVTIYTQGEFFDLCRGVHVPSTGKIQVFKLLSVAGAYWRGDSNNKMLQRIYGTAFFDKNGLKEFIQMQKEAKERDHRKLGKELDLFANSIEVGQGLPLWLPKGATIRRVIERYIVDKEERLGYNHVYTPIMANVELYKTSGHWDHYHEDMFPTMKMDNEELVLRPMNCPHHMMIYKNDIHSYRELPIRIAELGMMHRYEMSGALSGLQRVRGMTLNDAHVFVRPDQIKDEFKRVVELILEVYKDFDIKDYSFRLSYRDPKNTEKYFDDDAMWEKAQAMLKSAMDEMEMDYFEAEGEAAFYGPKLDVQVKTAIGKEETLSTVQLDFLLPERFDLTYIGEDGEKHRPVVIHRGVVSTMERFVAYLIEEYKGAFPTWLAPVQMEIIPVNADAHLDYAKGVQDKLQRAGLRAEVDDRNEKLGYKIREAQTKKIPYALVLGDQEVEAGSVNVRRYGSKDSETMDLDAFIAQVVAEVSKY is encoded by the coding sequence ATGAAAATCACATTTCCAGACGGTGCAGTAAAAGAATTCGAGCCAGGCGTTTCAACAGCTGATATTGCCGCTTCCATCAGCCCAGGCCTAAAAAAGAAAGCACTCGCAGGTAAATTAAACGGGGAGTTACTTGATTTAGTAACACCAATCCACGAAGACGGAGCAATCGAAATCGTAACACCAGACCATGAAGATGCGCTTGGTATTTTACGTCACAGTACAGCTCATTTAATGGCACAAGCATTAAAACGACTTTATCCAGATGTGAAATTTGGCGTTGGCCCAGCGATCGAATCTGGTTTCTATTATGATATTGATACAGAAGCAGTTATTAGTGATGAATCACTCGTTGAAATCGAAAAAGAAATGCAAAAAATTGTTCGTGAAAATGTTCCAATTGAGCGCGAAGTTGTTTCTCGCGAAGAAGCAATTAAACGTTTCAAAGCAATTGGGGATCAATATAAATTAGAGCTTATCGAAGCAATCCCAGAAGATGAAACAGTGACAATTTATACACAAGGTGAATTTTTCGACCTTTGTCGTGGAGTCCATGTTCCTTCCACTGGTAAAATTCAAGTGTTCAAGCTACTTAGCGTGGCTGGTGCATACTGGCGTGGCGATAGTAACAACAAAATGCTACAACGTATTTACGGTACAGCTTTCTTCGATAAAAATGGCTTAAAAGAATTTATCCAAATGCAAAAAGAAGCGAAAGAACGTGACCATCGTAAACTAGGTAAAGAACTAGATTTATTTGCAAATAGTATTGAAGTTGGTCAAGGTTTACCACTTTGGCTGCCAAAAGGTGCGACTATTCGACGCGTTATCGAACGTTACATTGTGGATAAAGAAGAACGCCTTGGTTACAATCACGTTTACACTCCAATTATGGCAAACGTAGAACTTTACAAAACAAGCGGTCACTGGGATCATTACCATGAAGATATGTTCCCTACAATGAAAATGGATAACGAAGAACTTGTGTTACGTCCAATGAACTGCCCGCACCACATGATGATATATAAAAATGATATCCATAGCTACCGTGAATTACCAATCCGTATCGCGGAGCTTGGTATGATGCACCGTTATGAAATGAGTGGGGCACTATCAGGACTTCAACGTGTTCGTGGAATGACTTTAAATGATGCACACGTATTTGTTCGCCCTGACCAAATCAAAGATGAGTTCAAACGTGTTGTAGAGCTAATTTTAGAAGTGTATAAAGACTTTGATATTAAAGATTACTCCTTCCGCCTAAGCTACCGTGATCCGAAAAATACTGAAAAATATTTTGACGATGATGCTATGTGGGAAAAAGCACAAGCCATGCTTAAATCCGCCATGGACGAAATGGAAATGGATTACTTTGAAGCAGAAGGTGAAGCTGCATTTTACGGTCCAAAACTAGATGTTCAAGTGAAAACTGCAATTGGAAAAGAAGAAACGCTTTCTACTGTACAACTTGACTTCTTACTCCCTGAACGCTTTGACTTAACATATATTGGCGAAGATGGTGAAAAACATCGTCCAGTCGTTATTCACCGTGGTGTTGTATCAACAATGGAACGGTTTGTAGCTTACCTAATTGAAGAATATAAAGGTGCTTTCCCAACTTGGTTAGCTCCAGTACAAATGGAAATTATTCCAGTTAACGCAGATGCACATTTAGATTATGCAAAAGGCGTACAAGATAAATTGCAACGAGCTGGACTTCGAGCTGAAGTGGATGATCGTAATGAAAAATTAGGCTATAAAATCCGTGAAGCACAAACAAAGAAAATTCCTTATGCGTTAGTATTAGGTGACCAAGAAGTTGAGGCTGGATCTGTAAACGTTCGTCGTTACGGCTCCAAAGACTCTGAAACAATGGATTTAGATGCGTTTATCGCACAAGTTGTTGCTGAAGTAAGCAAATATTAA